A DNA window from Pseudodesulfovibrio thermohalotolerans contains the following coding sequences:
- a CDS encoding DMSO/selenate family reductase complex A subunit, with protein MTQKKKSTVAFSPERRSILKLGALSCAAGAAGGSLLGLNHLFQPSEAQAFEVPALPEDPFIFTTCVNNCGNTCVLKAFVRNDKVIRVETDDSVEDDWENGVFQVRACPRGRSMRRHMYSPDRLKTPLKRIGKRGEGKFEPVSWDEALDIVAASLKHCVKNYGNASVYSHYASGVITGPMTRRENFWRLMNCLGGFSLGYSDYSSAQNQAGLRYLYGKAGYSGNAISDIAHTKLAVFFGANLSETRSSGGGLQYEILEAKKKGNTRIIIIDPRYTDTCVTVADEWIPIRPGTDAALASALAYVLITEEMIDREYLDTHCVGFDASTLPEDAPEHSSYSDYILGTGFDMVAKTPEWAAAISGVPAARIYKLAREIGQTKPCYIMQGWGIQRQAAGEMNVMAVAALANLTGNVGIRGGNNGDLDAYHQSKTPRLPVGNNGVKTRFPVFMWLKAVENGKNMTADQDGIIGGDRYPADIKFIWNYAGNTIINQHSEIAETERVLSDETKCEMIVVMDTHMTATAKWADIVLPSCMYPEQTDIVGPSYAMNTDWALLTEAVKPFFESRPVYDVCVDLARRLGVEKEFTEGRDREEWIEYLYQTGTRKTFPEMPATVAEARKAGVHFRAKSRDFPVPFADFRQDPVTHPLKTPSGKVELYSAALRTLSRKRKVDSSVLGDVIPFVPQYVATWDGCEDMQTKEKYPLQLIGFHYKGRTHSHYANVDWLLEVLPQTMWINPVDAERRGIRHNDPVRVFNDRGEVRIRAKVTPRIIPGVVAMGQGAWYKPLSADSKVDVGGCINTLTKYRPTAIGKANPQHTNLVQVDRI; from the coding sequence ATGACACAAAAGAAAAAGAGCACTGTTGCTTTCAGTCCCGAGCGGCGAAGCATCCTGAAGCTCGGCGCGCTATCCTGCGCGGCTGGAGCGGCAGGGGGATCGTTGCTGGGCCTGAATCATCTGTTCCAGCCTTCCGAAGCGCAGGCTTTCGAAGTCCCGGCGCTCCCCGAAGATCCGTTCATTTTCACGACATGCGTGAACAACTGTGGCAACACATGCGTGTTGAAGGCCTTTGTCAGGAATGACAAGGTGATCCGCGTTGAGACGGACGACAGCGTGGAGGACGATTGGGAAAACGGCGTTTTCCAGGTGCGCGCCTGTCCACGCGGCCGTTCCATGCGGCGGCACATGTATTCGCCCGACCGGCTGAAGACGCCGCTCAAGCGGATCGGCAAGCGCGGCGAGGGAAAATTCGAGCCTGTATCCTGGGACGAGGCCCTGGATATCGTGGCCGCGAGTTTGAAACACTGCGTCAAGAATTACGGAAACGCGTCCGTCTACAGCCATTACGCCAGCGGCGTCATCACCGGACCCATGACCCGGCGTGAGAACTTCTGGCGTCTCATGAACTGTCTCGGGGGCTTCTCCCTCGGATACTCCGACTACAGCTCTGCCCAGAACCAGGCGGGATTGCGGTACCTCTACGGCAAGGCCGGATACTCGGGTAACGCCATATCGGACATCGCCCACACCAAGCTGGCCGTGTTCTTCGGCGCGAACCTGAGCGAAACCCGGTCCAGCGGCGGCGGGTTGCAGTATGAGATTCTGGAGGCCAAGAAAAAGGGCAACACCCGGATCATCATCATCGACCCCCGCTACACCGACACCTGCGTGACCGTCGCCGACGAATGGATTCCCATCCGTCCCGGCACCGATGCCGCCCTGGCTTCGGCCCTGGCCTACGTATTGATTACGGAAGAGATGATCGACAGGGAGTACCTGGACACCCATTGCGTGGGATTCGACGCCTCGACCCTTCCCGAGGATGCGCCCGAGCACTCCTCCTACTCCGATTACATCCTGGGCACGGGATTCGACATGGTTGCCAAGACCCCGGAATGGGCGGCCGCCATCTCGGGCGTTCCCGCTGCCAGAATATACAAGCTGGCCCGCGAGATCGGCCAGACCAAGCCGTGCTACATCATGCAGGGCTGGGGCATTCAGCGTCAGGCGGCGGGCGAGATGAACGTCATGGCCGTGGCCGCGTTGGCCAACCTGACCGGCAACGTCGGCATCCGGGGCGGCAACAACGGCGACCTGGACGCCTACCATCAGAGCAAGACTCCGCGCCTGCCCGTGGGCAACAACGGCGTGAAGACCCGTTTCCCGGTTTTCATGTGGCTCAAGGCCGTGGAGAACGGCAAGAACATGACCGCGGATCAGGACGGCATCATCGGCGGCGATCGGTATCCCGCCGACATCAAGTTCATTTGGAACTACGCGGGGAACACCATCATCAACCAGCATTCCGAGATCGCCGAGACCGAGCGCGTGCTCTCCGACGAGACCAAATGCGAGATGATCGTGGTCATGGACACCCATATGACCGCGACCGCCAAATGGGCCGACATCGTCCTGCCGAGCTGCATGTATCCGGAGCAGACGGACATCGTGGGGCCGAGCTATGCCATGAACACGGACTGGGCGCTGCTCACCGAAGCGGTGAAGCCCTTCTTCGAATCCCGCCCCGTCTATGACGTTTGCGTTGACCTGGCCCGCCGGCTGGGCGTGGAGAAGGAATTCACCGAAGGCCGCGACCGGGAGGAATGGATCGAATATCTCTACCAGACCGGCACCCGCAAGACCTTCCCGGAAATGCCCGCGACCGTGGCCGAAGCGCGCAAGGCGGGCGTTCATTTCCGCGCCAAGAGCAGGGACTTCCCGGTTCCTTTCGCCGACTTCCGCCAGGACCCGGTTACGCATCCCCTGAAGACCCCGTCGGGCAAGGTGGAGCTGTATTCCGCGGCATTGCGTACTCTCTCGCGGAAGCGGAAGGTCGACAGCTCCGTGCTGGGCGACGTCATTCCGTTTGTGCCGCAGTACGTGGCGACCTGGGATGGCTGCGAGGACATGCAGACCAAGGAAAAGTACCCGCTTCAGCTCATCGGTTTCCACTACAAGGGCCGGACGCACTCCCACTACGCCAACGTTGACTGGCTTCTGGAGGTGCTGCCGCAGACCATGTGGATCAATCCCGTCGATGCCGAACGGCGGGGCATCAGGCATAACGATCCTGTCCGGGTATTCAACGACCGGGGCGAGGTGCGCATTCGGGCCAAGGTGACCCCGCGCATCATCCCCGGCGTCGTCGCCATGGGACAGGGCGCCTGGTACAAGCCGCTCTCCGCGGACAGCAAGGTGGACGTCGGAGGATGCATCAACACCCTGACCAAGTACAGGCCCACTGCCATCGGCAAGGCCAATCCGCAGCACACCAACCTTGTCCAGGTGGACCGGATATAA
- a CDS encoding 4Fe-4S dicluster domain-containing protein, protein MIDLNQELAFVFDASRCNGCKACMIACKDKHDLPVGVLWRKVLECASGDWAEEPDGSYTQNVLAYYVSVSCNHCENPVCVTVCPTGAMQVVENGIVAIDPDRCIACGNCQWNCPYSAPVLDRVKKHMTKCDMCRDFLAQGKLPACVAACPSRALDVAPRKEAVARLGRADVAPLPSEKLTEPNLCLIKHRDSLSVRKSAAVLANREEF, encoded by the coding sequence GTGATTGATCTAAACCAAGAACTCGCGTTCGTATTTGACGCTTCCCGGTGCAACGGGTGCAAGGCGTGCATGATCGCCTGCAAGGACAAACACGATCTGCCAGTGGGCGTATTGTGGCGCAAGGTGCTTGAATGCGCTTCCGGAGATTGGGCGGAGGAGCCCGACGGCTCGTACACGCAAAACGTGCTCGCCTATTACGTCTCCGTGTCGTGCAATCATTGCGAAAACCCCGTTTGCGTAACGGTCTGCCCCACGGGTGCGATGCAGGTCGTGGAAAACGGCATCGTGGCCATCGATCCGGACCGCTGCATCGCCTGCGGCAACTGTCAGTGGAACTGCCCCTATTCGGCCCCGGTCCTGGACCGCGTGAAAAAGCATATGACCAAGTGCGACATGTGCCGCGACTTCCTGGCCCAGGGCAAGCTCCCGGCCTGCGTGGCGGCATGTCCCAGCCGGGCTTTGGACGTGGCTCCGCGCAAGGAGGCCGTCGCCCGGCTCGGGCGGGCCGATGTCGCGCCGTTGCCTTCCGAAAAACTCACTGAACCCAACCTGTGCCTGATAAAGCACCGCGACAGCCTGTCGGTGCGCAAGTCGGCCGCCGTGTTGGCCAACAGAGAGGAGTTCTAG
- a CDS encoding DmsC/YnfH family molybdoenzyme membrane anchor subunit translates to MTYEYPLVFFTVFGQLSAGIALLVWLTGLRKHPAEERLAWLVALAALAVSGLSAALHLQSYLPAAFALSNVGSSWLSREILMGVVFFVLIGLRVFNVLPAGLNWLVGIGGVAFVLVMSQIYVQNASVPLWNSWGTALAFLGTMLLLGGTAALALAPEGWGRSAVAASVSAAVAGALLALSLPAFWLGGMMAPLNPVMLGVFASAAICVTLTQAACYAVGGALAAYGVPGRRGLVRIGFVVVLVGAVVGRMLFYAANIGMLS, encoded by the coding sequence ATGACATACGAATATCCTCTTGTCTTCTTCACCGTGTTCGGACAGCTCTCCGCCGGTATCGCGCTCCTCGTCTGGCTGACTGGACTGCGCAAACATCCGGCCGAAGAACGGCTGGCCTGGCTGGTCGCGCTGGCGGCCCTTGCCGTGTCCGGCCTGAGCGCCGCGCTGCATCTTCAATCCTACCTGCCTGCGGCCTTCGCCCTGTCGAACGTGGGGTCCTCGTGGCTTTCGCGTGAGATTCTCATGGGCGTGGTCTTCTTTGTCCTGATCGGGCTGCGCGTCTTCAACGTGCTTCCGGCCGGGCTCAATTGGCTTGTGGGTATTGGCGGCGTGGCCTTTGTCCTGGTCATGAGCCAGATATACGTCCAGAACGCGTCCGTGCCGCTGTGGAATTCCTGGGGAACGGCCCTGGCCTTCCTGGGAACCATGCTCCTTCTGGGAGGAACCGCGGCCCTGGCCCTGGCTCCCGAAGGATGGGGACGGTCCGCCGTGGCCGCCAGCGTGAGCGCGGCGGTGGCGGGAGCGCTGCTCGCCCTCTCCCTGCCCGCCTTCTGGCTGGGCGGCATGATGGCCCCGCTCAATCCCGTGATGCTGGGCGTCTTCGCCTCGGCGGCGATTTGCGTCACGCTGACGCAGGCCGCCTGTTACGCGGTGGGCGGCGCCCTGGCCGCCTATGGCGTCCCCGGCAGGCGCGGGCTTGTCCGGATCGGGTTTGTTGTTGTGCTCGTCGGAGCGGTGGTCGGCCGTATGCTCTTCTATGCGGCCAACATCGGGATGTTGAGCTAG
- a CDS encoding TorD/DmsD family molecular chaperone has protein sequence MPSVERHAGQTSVADANGTTALGSFLRFVGVACNGFNIIAGESGRPVLVQAGSLSGSWRAFFENAGLDAPVEALGKDIRVLLEDEDELARTLGEFNALFRVPELPVPLWESVWLSSEKILFTEESFAVRDWYARFQWEINKVGYEAEDHIGFESAFCGWLFDAAVNGEGLARDGHPQPAQSDVRAFLDEHFTRWAPECFRQLADAAETPFWAHLLTSAALLSGALAEDI, from the coding sequence ATGCCGTCAGTTGAACGACATGCCGGTCAAACGTCCGTTGCGGACGCCAATGGAACGACGGCGCTGGGGTCCTTTCTCCGGTTCGTCGGCGTGGCCTGCAACGGATTCAATATCATCGCCGGAGAGTCCGGCAGACCCGTCCTGGTTCAGGCGGGAAGTCTGTCGGGCTCCTGGCGGGCTTTCTTTGAAAACGCCGGTCTCGACGCCCCCGTGGAGGCGTTGGGGAAGGACATCCGCGTCCTTCTGGAAGATGAGGACGAGCTTGCGAGAACCCTTGGCGAGTTCAATGCCTTGTTCCGGGTTCCCGAACTGCCCGTGCCCTTGTGGGAATCCGTGTGGCTTTCCAGTGAGAAGATTCTTTTCACCGAGGAGAGTTTCGCGGTTCGCGACTGGTACGCCCGCTTTCAGTGGGAGATCAACAAGGTCGGATACGAGGCCGAGGATCACATCGGTTTCGAGTCGGCCTTTTGCGGCTGGCTTTTCGACGCCGCCGTGAACGGCGAAGGGCTCGCTCGGGACGGGCATCCGCAACCGGCTCAGTCCGATGTGCGGGCATTCCTGGATGAGCACTTCACCCGTTGGGCTCCGGAATGCTTCCGGCAACTCGCCGATGCGGCCGAGACGCCTTTCTGGGCGCATTTGTTGACCTCGGCCGCGCTGTTGTCCGGGGCATTGGCGGAAGACATCTGA
- a CDS encoding YceI family protein, which yields MKQKSLFTIFRIPAALLLVLGLAATAGAETWKVDPDHSAAHFSIRHLTIAQVRGMFPAVSGNIEFDADKPKSIDITIDVDSIDTGVEARDAHLKSSDFFAAKIHPVMTFKSTRVYPVDDGYAVSGVLTIKGASREVNLVVTGLDSPRADPWGNTRLGAAAEFSIDRRDYGVDWNAPLDGGGFMVGNTVHIAVDLEAIKAK from the coding sequence ATGAAACAGAAGTCGCTCTTCACCATTTTCCGCATCCCGGCGGCCCTGCTGCTGGTCCTCGGCCTGGCCGCCACGGCCGGAGCTGAAACCTGGAAGGTGGACCCGGACCACTCCGCGGCCCACTTTTCCATCCGCCACCTGACGATCGCCCAGGTACGCGGCATGTTCCCGGCCGTCAGCGGAAACATCGAGTTCGACGCGGACAAGCCGAAATCCATCGACATCACCATCGACGTGGACAGCATCGACACGGGCGTCGAGGCACGCGACGCACATCTCAAGAGCAGCGACTTCTTCGCCGCGAAGATCCATCCGGTCATGACCTTCAAAAGCACCCGGGTCTACCCCGTTGACGACGGTTACGCCGTTTCCGGCGTCCTGACCATCAAGGGCGCGTCCCGAGAGGTGAACCTCGTGGTCACCGGCCTCGACTCGCCTCGCGCCGATCCCTGGGGCAACACCCGGCTGGGCGCGGCCGCCGAGTTCTCCATCGACCGCCGCGACTACGGGGTGGACTGGAACGCCCCTCTCGACGGAGGCGGCTTCATGGTCGGCAACACCGTACACATCGCCGTGGACCTCGAAGCCATCAAGGCCAAATAA
- a CDS encoding LapA family protein: MNQSQTQTKTITWRKIRLGAIITLVVLWIVFLLQNTEQTQVSFLWLTFTTSRILLLLGTLFVGAALGAFLTYRFCARGKKSKTMPPQYS, encoded by the coding sequence ATGAATCAGAGCCAAACGCAGACCAAAACGATCACCTGGCGGAAGATCCGCCTGGGAGCCATCATCACGCTGGTCGTGTTGTGGATCGTCTTTCTGCTCCAGAACACCGAGCAGACCCAGGTATCGTTCCTCTGGCTCACCTTCACCACTTCGCGCATCCTGCTCCTCCTCGGTACGCTGTTCGTCGGTGCCGCTCTGGGCGCCTTCCTGACCTACCGATTCTGCGCGAGGGGAAAGAAGTCGAAGACCATGCCGCCGCAGTATTCCTGA
- the corA gene encoding magnesium/cobalt transporter CorA, whose product MARFLKRDDKTAGKPPGSLIFVGSQKTDAPRLRIIEYDGENLRDEHIEDSDGLAPCPDGPGVTWLNVDGLHVPEVISRVGAAYSIPPLLLEDIVDTGHRPKMEEYPDLVFITLRMLSFSEDRDRIVSEQLSCALIGRCLVTFQERPGLVFEPVRERIRRQSGKLRQHGAGYLLYALLDCVFENYLQVIEIMGERIEAFDGEVLDAPSPELLEEINSCRREMAYARKAVRPIREIALKLARADSPLLDADMLPYLRDLNDMAEQVSEAVETYREMLNDHLNSYNMAVANRLNDVMKFLTIFATIFIPLSFLASLYGMNFEFMPELKYHYGYFILLGCMAAVAVGLLVYFKKRKWI is encoded by the coding sequence ATGGCCAGATTTCTCAAACGAGACGACAAGACGGCTGGCAAGCCGCCGGGATCGCTCATCTTCGTCGGCTCGCAAAAAACCGACGCCCCCAGGCTTCGGATCATCGAATACGACGGGGAGAACCTGCGCGACGAACACATCGAAGATTCGGACGGCCTTGCCCCCTGCCCGGACGGTCCCGGCGTCACCTGGCTCAACGTGGACGGCCTGCACGTGCCCGAGGTCATAAGCCGGGTGGGCGCGGCATACTCCATTCCCCCGCTCCTGCTGGAAGACATCGTCGATACCGGGCACCGGCCCAAGATGGAAGAATACCCGGACCTGGTCTTCATCACGCTCCGAATGCTCTCCTTCAGCGAGGACCGCGACCGGATCGTGTCCGAGCAGCTCTCCTGCGCGCTCATCGGCCGTTGCCTGGTGACTTTCCAGGAACGGCCCGGCCTCGTATTCGAGCCCGTGCGCGAGCGCATCCGCAGGCAGTCCGGCAAGCTCCGGCAGCACGGCGCGGGCTACCTGCTCTACGCCCTGCTCGATTGCGTATTTGAAAACTACCTCCAGGTCATCGAAATCATGGGCGAACGCATCGAAGCCTTTGACGGGGAAGTCCTCGACGCCCCCTCACCCGAGCTGCTCGAAGAAATCAACAGCTGCCGCCGCGAGATGGCCTACGCGCGCAAGGCCGTTCGCCCGATTCGGGAGATCGCGCTCAAGCTGGCCAGGGCCGACAGTCCTCTCCTCGACGCGGACATGCTCCCGTACCTGCGCGACCTGAACGACATGGCCGAACAGGTCTCCGAGGCCGTGGAGACCTACCGCGAGATGCTCAACGACCACCTGAACAGCTACAACATGGCCGTGGCCAACCGCCTCAACGACGTGATGAAGTTCCTGACGATCTTCGCCACCATCTTCATCCCGCTTTCTTTCCTGGCGAGCCTGTACGGCATGAACTTCGAATTCATGCCCGAATTGAAGTACCATTACGGCTACTTCATCCTCCTCGGCTGCATGGCCGCCGTGGCCGTGGGCCTGCTCGTCTACTTCAAAAAACGCAAATGGATCTGA
- a CDS encoding PLDc N-terminal domain-containing protein, with product MGIEIGGLLGLVILVLDVWAFVKIVQSSAGTGSKVLWIILVLLFPVLGFLFWLLLGPKG from the coding sequence ATGGGTATTGAAATCGGCGGGTTGCTCGGGCTGGTCATTCTCGTGCTGGACGTGTGGGCGTTCGTCAAGATTGTCCAGAGTTCGGCTGGCACCGGCTCCAAGGTGCTTTGGATCATTCTGGTGCTGCTGTTCCCTGTCCTGGGGTTCCTGTTCTGGCTTCTGTTGGGGCCGAAAGGCTGA
- the rimK gene encoding 30S ribosomal protein S6--L-glutamate ligase: MKIVILSRKASLYSTQALVDAGKARGHRVEVVNPLRCYMNITSHNPSIHYKGEQVDDVDAVIPRIGASITFFGCAVVRQFEMMGVYSLNESIAITRSRDKLRSLQLLSRKGIGLPVTGFASSTKFTGDLIDLVGGAPLVVKLLEGTQGIGVVLAETRHAAESVIQAFQGLNANILVQEYIKESKGSDIRCLVVGGKVVAAMRRTAGKGEFRSNIHRGGAAEPIKITPEERSTAVRAARIMGLNVCGVDLLRSNHGPVVMEVNSSPGLEGIEKATGIDIADKIIEFIEKNAKPGKTKTRGKG, translated from the coding sequence ATGAAAATCGTCATCCTCTCGCGCAAGGCCAGCCTGTATTCCACCCAGGCACTGGTCGACGCAGGAAAGGCTCGCGGCCACAGGGTAGAGGTCGTCAATCCCCTGCGCTGCTACATGAACATCACCTCCCACAACCCTTCCATACACTACAAGGGCGAGCAGGTGGACGATGTGGACGCGGTCATCCCGCGCATCGGCGCGTCCATCACCTTCTTCGGCTGCGCCGTGGTGCGCCAGTTCGAAATGATGGGCGTGTACAGCCTGAATGAATCCATCGCCATCACCCGCTCCCGCGACAAGCTGCGCAGTCTCCAACTGCTCTCGCGCAAGGGCATCGGGCTGCCGGTCACCGGCTTCGCCAGCTCCACCAAGTTCACCGGCGACCTCATCGATCTGGTGGGCGGCGCGCCGCTTGTGGTCAAGCTGCTGGAGGGCACCCAGGGCATAGGCGTGGTCCTTGCCGAGACCAGGCACGCGGCCGAAAGCGTCATCCAGGCTTTTCAGGGGCTCAACGCCAACATTCTGGTTCAGGAATACATCAAGGAATCCAAGGGGTCGGATATTCGCTGCCTGGTGGTGGGCGGCAAGGTCGTCGCGGCCATGCGGCGCACCGCGGGCAAGGGCGAGTTTCGCTCCAACATCCATCGCGGCGGCGCTGCGGAGCCCATCAAGATCACCCCGGAAGAACGCTCCACCGCCGTTCGGGCGGCCCGCATCATGGGCCTGAACGTCTGCGGCGTGGACCTGCTCCGCTCCAACCACGGTCCGGTGGTCATGGAGGTCAACTCTTCCCCCGGCCTGGAGGGCATCGAAAAGGCCACGGGCATCGACATCGCGGACAAGATCATCGAGTTTATCGAGAAGAACGCCAAGCCCGGCAAGACCAAGACGCGCGGCAAGGGCTAG
- a CDS encoding ATP-dependent zinc protease family protein, with amino-acid sequence MKRPKEPKMIIGWREWISLPDLNVPAIKVKVDTGARTSALHAFDIVPFERDGIRCVSFNVHPLQGNDDLVIPCSAPLVDCRNVTNSGGQSQRRHVIATPLLLAGRSWPIELTLTNRDEMRFRMLLGRNAMSGRLLVDPSLSMQAGNAVAKRAYSKRKKGD; translated from the coding sequence ATGAAAAGACCGAAAGAACCGAAGATGATCATCGGCTGGCGGGAATGGATATCCCTGCCCGACCTGAACGTGCCCGCCATCAAGGTCAAGGTGGACACCGGGGCCAGGACCTCCGCACTGCACGCCTTCGACATCGTTCCCTTCGAACGGGACGGCATCCGTTGCGTGTCCTTCAACGTCCACCCCCTGCAGGGGAACGACGACCTCGTCATTCCGTGCTCGGCCCCGCTGGTGGACTGCAGGAATGTCACCAATTCGGGTGGACAAAGCCAGAGGCGTCATGTCATAGCGACCCCCCTGCTTCTGGCCGGACGGTCCTGGCCTATTGAACTGACCCTGACCAATCGGGACGAAATGCGATTCAGGATGCTTCTCGGACGCAACGCCATGTCCGGACGGCTTCTGGTCGATCCGTCCCTGTCCATGCAGGCAGGAAACGCCGTCGCGAAACGAGCGTACTCCAAACGGAAGAAAGGTGATTAG
- a CDS encoding ATP-binding protein, with product MKYATLDACRQRIADLEAELERTKGRLETVVKAPVRSGGDSLSGIDFGADMAHLRALVEAIPELVWVKDPDGVYLFCNRRFERFYGAGEADIVGRTDYDFVDVALADSVRLLDRKTIASGVPCINEERGVYRDDSPEECLETVRTPLYDSDGTFLGVLGVARDITGRKRFADVLRDSEQRHRVIFENSPLGMIRFGGDGRILDCNSRFVKMMGSARKDIVGADLLRGGNPKMGRALETAMAGRPSSCDDYFVPDTGGPEMFLHVQFNPVVPGRSPTEVIATVEDFSERKQDQDTLQTAKEQAEAFSRSKTEFLANMSHEIRTPLNGIMGMLQLIQSTGLDKEQSEYTRAALQSARRLMNLLTDILDLSRVEAGKLAVRNAPFDLVETCEQVCDLFRLPSAQSGVDMVCELGADVPRRAVGDAVRLQQILTNLLGNAFKFTDSGRISMAAHRLPDLPSGGYRILFYVSDTGAGIPDGKVSTLFDAFTQVSRGYTRRYQGAGLGLSICRNLVSLMGGNMAIESEEGVGTTLYVSLPFEAAPATRPSVEIAPMRRCATGPLSILLAEDERVNSLVIKRILEKSGHTVTGVENGEQVLDALRGAAFDVILMDIQMPVMDGVETALAIRAGLAGEEWTDIPIVAVTAYAMVGDREKFLAAGMDGYVVKPVEVGKLEQALEIALSGGAPQAAEGDCL from the coding sequence TTGAAATACGCGACCTTGGATGCGTGCAGACAGCGTATCGCCGACCTTGAGGCCGAACTGGAGCGGACCAAGGGGCGGCTTGAGACCGTTGTGAAGGCCCCGGTCCGGTCCGGAGGCGACAGCTTGTCCGGCATCGACTTCGGGGCGGACATGGCGCATTTGCGCGCCCTTGTGGAGGCCATCCCTGAACTGGTCTGGGTCAAGGACCCCGATGGAGTCTACCTTTTCTGCAATCGCCGTTTCGAGCGTTTCTACGGGGCCGGGGAAGCGGACATCGTCGGACGGACGGATTACGATTTCGTGGACGTTGCGCTGGCCGACTCCGTTCGTTTGCTGGACCGCAAGACCATTGCTTCGGGCGTTCCCTGCATCAACGAGGAGCGTGGCGTCTACCGGGACGACAGCCCTGAGGAGTGTCTGGAGACCGTCAGGACGCCGCTGTACGACTCGGACGGCACGTTTCTCGGCGTGCTCGGGGTGGCCCGGGACATCACCGGGCGCAAGCGGTTCGCGGACGTCCTCCGGGATAGCGAACAGCGCCATCGGGTCATCTTTGAGAACTCCCCCCTGGGCATGATACGGTTCGGCGGGGATGGCAGAATACTGGATTGCAACAGCCGGTTCGTGAAGATGATGGGCTCCGCCAGAAAGGACATTGTCGGGGCCGATCTCCTGCGCGGGGGCAATCCGAAAATGGGCCGCGCCCTGGAAACGGCCATGGCCGGGCGTCCGTCCTCCTGCGACGATTATTTCGTTCCGGACACGGGCGGTCCGGAGATGTTCCTGCATGTTCAGTTCAACCCCGTCGTTCCGGGCCGGTCGCCCACTGAGGTCATCGCCACGGTGGAGGACTTCAGCGAACGCAAGCAGGACCAGGACACCCTGCAAACGGCCAAGGAACAGGCCGAAGCCTTCAGCCGCTCCAAGACGGAATTCCTCGCCAACATGAGCCACGAGATCAGGACGCCGCTCAACGGAATCATGGGGATGCTCCAGCTCATTCAGTCAACCGGGCTGGACAAGGAGCAGTCCGAGTACACGCGGGCTGCCCTGCAATCCGCGCGGAGGCTGATGAACCTTTTGACCGACATCCTGGACCTGTCCAGGGTGGAGGCGGGCAAGCTGGCGGTACGCAACGCTCCCTTCGATCTGGTGGAGACCTGCGAGCAGGTCTGCGACCTGTTCAGGCTCCCCTCGGCCCAGTCCGGGGTGGACATGGTCTGCGAGCTGGGCGCGGATGTCCCCCGGCGCGCGGTCGGGGACGCCGTCCGGCTTCAGCAGATTTTGACCAACCTGCTTGGCAACGCCTTCAAGTTCACCGACTCCGGGCGCATCTCCATGGCCGCGCACCGGCTTCCCGACCTTCCGTCGGGCGGCTACCGAATCCTTTTTTACGTGTCCGACACCGGAGCGGGGATACCCGACGGCAAGGTCAGCACCCTGTTCGACGCGTTTACCCAGGTCTCCCGAGGCTACACGCGCCGGTATCAGGGGGCGGGGCTGGGGCTGTCCATCTGCCGCAATCTCGTCTCCCTCATGGGGGGAAACATGGCCATAGAGAGTGAAGAGGGAGTCGGCACCACGCTGTATGTCTCCCTGCCCTTCGAAGCCGCTCCGGCCACGCGTCCGTCCGTGGAGATCGCCCCCATGCGCCGGTGCGCGACCGGCCCGTTGTCCATCCTTCTGGCAGAGGACGAGCGGGTCAACAGTCTTGTCATCAAGCGTATTCTGGAGAAATCGGGGCATACCGTGACCGGCGTGGAGAACGGCGAGCAGGTTCTCGACGCCCTGCGCGGGGCGGCCTTTGATGTGATCCTCATGGACATTCAGATGCCGGTCATGGACGGGGTGGAGACCGCACTGGCCATTCGGGCCGGGCTGGCCGGGGAGGAGTGGACCGATATCCCCATCGTGGCCGTGACCGCCTACGCCATGGTCGGCGACCGGGAGAAGTTTCTCGCGGCCGGGATGGACGGCTATGTGGTCAAGCCGGTCGAGGTGGGAAAGCTGGAGCAGGCATTGGAGATCGCGCTTTCCGGCGGGGCACCGCAGGCGGCGGAAGGCGATTGTTTATAA